In a genomic window of Physeter macrocephalus isolate SW-GA chromosome 14, ASM283717v5, whole genome shotgun sequence:
- the EPN3 gene encoding epsin-3 isoform X2: protein MTTSALRRQVKNIVHNYSEAEIKVREATSNDPWGPPSSLMSEIADLTFNTVAFAEVMGMLWRRLNDSGKNWRHVYKALTLLDYLLKTGSERVAHQCRENLYTIQTLKDFQYIDRDGKDQGVNVREKVKQVMALLKDEERLRQERTHALKTKERMALEGTGIGSGQLGFSRTRGSPSSYNSSSSSPRYTSDLEQARPQTSGEEELQLQLALAMSREEAEKPVPPASHRDEDLQLQLALHLSRQEQEKEVRSWRGDDSPVANGAGAGPHRRRDREPEREEREEEKLKTTQQSSILDLVDIFAPAPALPSTHCSADPWDIPGLRPNTEPSGSSWGPSADPWSPVRSGSILSQSQPWNLTPMFSSSEPWGRTPVPPAGPPPTDSWAQNSPHHKPPNTGADPWGASVETSNTPVLDGTSTFDPFAKPPVSTETKEGLECAQVLPSGKPSSPVELDLFGDPDPSSKQNGTKEPDAFDLDVLGEALTQPSKDTPARRTPESFLGPSASSLVNLDSLVKAPQAAKTRNPFLTGFSTPSPTNPFAGGDQGRPTLNQMRTGSPALGLAACGQVGGSMTYSASLPLPLSSVPAGVTLPASVSVFPQARAFTPPSPGSLPQPRLPISGSAGLLNQPPQASTNPFL from the exons ATGACGACATCAGCGCTGCGGCGCCAGGTGAAGAACATCGTGCACAACTACTCGGAAGCGGAGATCAAGGTGCGCGAGGCCACTAGCAATGACCCGTGGGGTCCGCCCAGCTCGCTCATGTCGGAGATTGCCGATCTGACCTTCAACACGGTGGCCTTTGCCGAGGTCATGGGCATGCTGTGGCGGCGGCTCAATGACAGCGGCAAGAACTGGAGGCACGTGTACAAGGCGCTGACGCTGCTGGACTACCTGCTCAAGACAGGCTCCGAGCGGGTGGCCCACCAGTGCCGGGAGAACCTCTACACCATCCAGACGCTCAAGGACTTCCAGTACATCGACCGCGATGGCAAGGACCAGGGTGTCAACGTGCGCGAGAAGGTCAAGCAGGTGATGGCCCTGCTCAAGGACGAGGAGCGCCTCCGGCAGGAGCGGACCCACGCCCTCAAGACCAAGGAGCGCATGGCGTTGGAGGGCACGGGCATCGGCAGCGGGCAGCTGGGCTTCAGCCGTACCCGCGGTTCCCCGTCCTCCTACAACT CCTCCTCCTCATCCCCCCGCTACACCTCCGACCTAGAGCAGGCCCGGCCCCAGACGTCAGGAGAAGAggagctgcagctgcagctggCCCTGGCCATGAGCCGCGAGGAGGCTGAGAAG CCGGTCCCCCCAGCCTCCCACAGGGACGAGGACCTGCAGCTGCAGCTGGCTCTGCACCTGAGCCGGCAGGAGCAGGAGAAG GAGGTGAGGTCCTGGCGGGGAGATGACTCCCCTGTGGCCAATGGTGCTGGGGCCGGACCCCACCGTCGTCGGGACAGAGAGCccgaaagagaagagagagaggaggagaagctgAAAACCACCCAG CAGTCCTCCATCCTGGACTTGGTGGACATCTTCGCACCAGCCCCGGCCCTGCCTTCCACACACTGTTCTGCGGACCCATGGGACATCCCAG GTCTCAGGCCCAACACAGAGCCCAGTGGCTCGTCCTGGGGGCCTTCGGCAGACCCCTGGTCTCCAGTCCGCTCAGGAAGCATCCTGTCCCAAAGCCAACCCTGGAACTTGACCCCTATGTTCTCCTCCTCTGAGCCCTGGGGCCGGACCCCGGTGCCGCCTGCTGGACCACCCCCCACAGACTCCTGGGCACAGAACTCACCCCACCACAAACCCCCCAACACTGGGGCCGACCCCTGGGGGGCCTCGGTGGAGACCTCCAACACACCTG TGCTAGATGGTACCTCGACCTTTGACCCATTTGCCAAGCCTCCGGTATCCACAGAGACCAAGGAGGGGCTAGAGTGTGCCCAGGTCCTGCCCTCTGGGAAGCCCAGCAGTCCTGTGG AGCTGGACCTGTTTGGAGACCCCGACCCCAGTTCCAAGCAAAATGGCACAAAGGAGCCTGATGCCTTTGACCTGGATGTGCTGGGGGAAGCACTAACCCAGCCCAGCAAGGACACCCCAGCGCGCCGGACTCCTGAGTCCTTCCTGGGCCCCTCGGCCTCCTCCTTGGTCAACCTTGACTCATTAGTCAAGGCGCCCCAGGCTGCAAAGACCCGGAACCCCTTCCTAACAG GTTTCAGCACTCCATCCCCCACCAACCCCTTCGCCGGGGGCGACCAGGGCAGGCCGACCCTGAACCAGATGCGCACAGGGTCGCCGGCGCTGGGCCTGGCGGCCTGTGGGCAGGTCGGCGGCTCCATGACCTACAgcgcctccctgcccctccctcttaGCAGCGTGCCGGCCGGCGTGACCCTCCCCGCCTCGGTCAGCGTCTTCCCCCAAGCCCGCGCCTTCACGCCGCCGTCCCCCGGGAGCCTCCCGCAGCCACGGCTGCCCATCTCAGGCTCCGCCGGGCTGCTCAACCAACCCCCGCAGGCCAGCACCAACCCTTTTCTCTGA